The following are from one region of the bacterium genome:
- a CDS encoding NAD-dependent epimerase/dehydratase family protein encodes MKILITGGGGFQGSHLTEYLISKGHDISVLNTYSEASKANLSQVKDKIDLIWGSITDKEIVDKSVRGQDVVFHLAAHINVDESLKEDPMVFFHGNILGTYNVLEAVKKNGNRLILTSTCEVYGDGHDLKDSELLDETAELRPNSPYAASKVAADRISYSYFKSFGVDITIVRPFNLFGERQKSGRFGALIPILVANAMRGEDLVIFGTGESTRDYTHVSDIIQAYDIVLNNGEALKGKAINFASGQNTKIKDIAEYIAKRFGVKVVHGPERPGEVLRFPSDISFAKSFGYSPKVSVWDGIDKYIEWAISEEYKKSIKSTY; translated from the coding sequence ATGAAAATTCTTATCACGGGAGGGGGAGGTTTTCAGGGCAGTCATTTGACCGAATACCTCATATCAAAAGGTCACGATATTTCAGTTTTGAATACATATTCGGAGGCCTCCAAAGCCAACTTGTCTCAAGTGAAAGACAAGATAGATCTTATCTGGGGAAGCATAACCGATAAAGAGATAGTGGATAAAAGCGTCAGAGGCCAAGATGTCGTATTCCATTTGGCTGCTCATATAAATGTTGACGAGTCGCTGAAAGAAGACCCTATGGTTTTTTTCCACGGCAATATTTTAGGCACATACAACGTTTTGGAGGCGGTTAAAAAAAACGGTAATCGTTTGATACTTACTTCTACCTGCGAAGTTTACGGAGACGGCCATGACTTGAAAGACAGCGAGCTTCTTGACGAGACGGCGGAGCTTCGTCCAAACAGTCCTTACGCCGCTTCCAAAGTGGCCGCCGATAGAATAAGTTACTCGTATTTCAAATCATTCGGAGTGGATATAACTATTGTCAGACCATTTAACTTGTTTGGAGAAAGGCAAAAAAGCGGACGCTTCGGAGCTCTCATCCCGATTTTGGTGGCAAATGCCATGAGAGGAGAAGATTTGGTCATTTTCGGAACAGGGGAATCCACGAGAGATTATACTCACGTGAGCGACATAATACAGGCCTACGATATTGTATTGAATAACGGCGAGGCCCTCAAAGGCAAAGCTATCAACTTTGCAAGCGGTCAAAACACCAAGATTAAGGATATCGCGGAATATATCGCGAAACGTTTCGGCGTCAAGGTGGTCCACGGTCCGGAAAGGCCGGGGGAAGTCCTGCGTTTTCCTTCCGACATATCTTTCGCCAAAAGCTTTGGCTATTCTCCAAAGGTTTCAGTTTGGGACGGCATAGACAAATATATAGAGTGGGCGATATCCGAAGAGTATAAGAAGTCCATAAAGTCGACTTATTAA